One segment of Desulfonatronum sp. SC1 DNA contains the following:
- a CDS encoding rubredoxin, which translates to MASPEEMYQCQVTNCGCIYNPDRGDKRGKIPAGTEFQDLPETWKCPVCGAGPKSFRPLAGPGSAAEEAP; encoded by the coding sequence ATGGCCAGCCCGGAAGAAATGTATCAATGCCAAGTCACGAATTGCGGATGCATCTACAACCCCGACCGGGGCGACAAGCGTGGCAAGATTCCCGCTGGAACGGAATTTCAAGACCTTCCTGAAACCTGGAAATGTCCGGTCTGCGGAGCTGGCCCAAAATCGTTTCGGCCGCTGGCCGGACCCGGTTCGGCTGCGGAAGAAGCTCCATAA
- a CDS encoding response regulator transcription factor, with the protein MRKILIVDDEAELVRLLQMYLGLKGYTVEAAVDGEEALEKNRSFQPRVVLLDLIMPGKGGFDVLKQIKHANPETEVIVITAMIEEQVRALAMQLGAHDCIVKPFNLDRLEKSIGSFFAEQPSPSAKPDNT; encoded by the coding sequence TTGCGCAAAATTCTGATTGTTGACGATGAGGCCGAATTGGTCAGGCTGCTGCAAATGTATCTTGGCTTAAAGGGCTATACCGTCGAGGCAGCCGTGGACGGCGAAGAGGCTCTTGAAAAAAATCGCTCGTTCCAGCCCCGAGTTGTCTTGCTGGATCTTATTATGCCCGGAAAAGGCGGATTTGACGTGCTGAAACAGATTAAGCACGCCAACCCCGAAACAGAGGTTATTGTCATTACAGCCATGATAGAGGAGCAGGTGAGGGCATTGGCTATGCAACTGGGCGCCCACGACTGTATTGTCAAGCCGTTTAATCTTGACAGATTGGAAAAAAGCATTGGCTCCTTTTTTGCTGAGCAACCCAGCCCTTCAGCGAAACCTGACAATACCTGA
- a CDS encoding PAS domain S-box protein, with protein MATKSPLTNDHGQTGFHDCFDLLRNAPIGFFISTPEFSHSAITPRSSYLKVNPALAKMYGYSTPEELIGSITDIARQVYASADDRTKLSRILENQEEVANYECVLRRRDGSEFWASINARAVRDETGDIIQYHGFMTDITDRKRAEQELRQSEAKHRGQFETMSLAVIYYDGDGKVISANPAAERMFGASESQMIGTKQMIPHWKVLDEDGKRLSEAQLPTASALQTGQMVGPVVREIIHSENQLNYWLSITAVPIFFSGEKTPFQVYAIFEDITERKNKEIQQKYDIEELRETRKSLELRLQQAEKMNALSRISAGVAHEILNPLNIISLEMQIFKSMDSLPPGMQEEVDVCIKQIERIVAIADNLKQFSRTSRETLVLSDISSIINELLQMYATQMRIEEVEVSTQYDAQAPSIPVDVNKIDQVLINLLTNALAAMEGMEIKRLDICTRMVRSAGKDYLRIEVADTGTGIIKKDLLRVFDPFYTTKDQGKGTGMGLSISHGIVQQHGGKIWAENNRQGGATFFIDLPVNEADKEGQPPRLRDDLNPTCHVTTQQS; from the coding sequence ATGGCCACGAAGTCGCCCCTCACGAATGACCATGGCCAGACAGGATTCCACGACTGTTTTGATCTCCTGAGGAACGCGCCCATCGGCTTTTTCATCTCGACTCCGGAATTCAGTCATTCCGCTATCACCCCAAGAAGCAGCTATCTCAAAGTCAACCCGGCTCTGGCCAAAATGTACGGATATTCCACACCTGAGGAATTGATCGGGTCTATTACGGATATCGCCAGACAGGTTTATGCCTCTGCTGATGACAGGACCAAATTGAGCCGCATCCTTGAGAATCAAGAAGAGGTCGCCAACTATGAATGTGTTCTGCGACGCAGGGACGGCAGCGAATTCTGGGCGTCCATCAATGCGCGGGCTGTGCGGGATGAAACCGGGGACATCATCCAGTATCACGGATTCATGACCGACATCACCGACCGCAAACGTGCTGAACAAGAGTTACGCCAAAGCGAAGCGAAACATCGGGGTCAGTTCGAGACGATGTCTTTGGCCGTCATCTACTATGATGGGGACGGCAAGGTGATTTCGGCAAATCCCGCCGCGGAGAGGATGTTCGGAGCTTCCGAATCTCAGATGATCGGGACAAAGCAGATGATCCCCCACTGGAAAGTGCTTGACGAGGACGGCAAAAGACTGTCCGAAGCCCAGCTTCCCACGGCATCGGCGCTCCAGACTGGTCAAATGGTCGGGCCTGTGGTGAGGGAAATCATCCACTCGGAAAACCAGCTCAACTACTGGCTGTCCATCACTGCAGTGCCGATTTTTTTCTCTGGCGAAAAGACTCCGTTCCAGGTGTACGCGATATTTGAGGACATAACCGAACGAAAAAACAAGGAAATTCAGCAGAAATACGACATTGAGGAACTTCGGGAAACCCGGAAAAGCCTGGAGTTGCGTCTCCAGCAGGCGGAAAAGATGAACGCGCTGAGCCGTATTTCGGCTGGCGTGGCGCACGAGATTCTTAACCCGTTGAACATTATCTCCCTGGAAATGCAGATATTCAAAAGCATGGACAGTCTGCCTCCAGGCATGCAGGAAGAGGTTGACGTGTGCATCAAGCAGATTGAGCGGATCGTTGCCATTGCCGACAATCTTAAACAGTTTTCACGCACATCCAGGGAAACACTGGTTTTAAGCGATATCAGCTCGATTATTAACGAATTGTTGCAAATGTACGCAACCCAGATGAGGATCGAAGAAGTTGAAGTTTCAACCCAGTACGACGCCCAGGCCCCGTCCATCCCCGTGGACGTGAACAAGATTGACCAAGTGCTGATAAATCTCTTGACCAATGCCCTGGCGGCAATGGAAGGAATGGAAATAAAGCGGTTGGATATTTGCACGCGGATGGTCCGCTCCGCTGGCAAGGATTACTTGAGGATTGAAGTCGCCGACACCGGCACGGGCATCATAAAAAAGGACTTGTTACGAGTATTTGATCCGTTCTATACCACGAAGGATCAAGGCAAAGGCACTGGAATGGGGCTGTCAATATCGCACGGGATCGTTCAACAGCATGGAGGAAAAATTTGGGCGGAAAACAACAGGCAGGGCGGAGCGACATTTTTCATCGACTTGCCGGTGAATGAAGCCGACAAGGAGGGACAGCCTCCACGACTCCGCGACGATCTTAACCCAACTTGTCACGTAACTACTCAGCAAAGCTAG
- a CDS encoding HyaD/HybD family hydrogenase maturation endopeptidase — translation MNDHNSRKILVLGVGNILLKDEGVGVKTVEKLRDGYSFSSNVELMDGGTLGMALMEPIMEFDRLIVVDAVVNGGEPGTLYRLTGVEMGKSVAFKNSMHQTDLLETLATCKVLGNCPETVVIGMEPKEYDPWGTELTPPCQARLEDLCRAVLREIAEQGGEYRPNAA, via the coding sequence ATGAACGATCATAATTCCCGGAAAATTCTAGTCCTCGGAGTGGGCAATATTTTGCTCAAGGACGAGGGCGTCGGCGTGAAGACCGTTGAAAAGCTGCGCGACGGGTACTCCTTTTCCTCCAACGTCGAACTCATGGACGGCGGCACCCTGGGCATGGCCTTGATGGAGCCGATCATGGAGTTTGATCGGCTGATCGTCGTGGACGCCGTGGTCAACGGGGGTGAGCCTGGAACGCTGTACCGGCTGACCGGCGTGGAGATGGGCAAGAGCGTGGCCTTCAAGAACTCCATGCACCAGACCGACCTCCTGGAGACCCTGGCCACCTGCAAGGTTCTGGGCAACTGCCCGGAAACCGTGGTCATCGGCATGGAGCCCAAGGAATACGATCCGTGGGGCACGGAATTGACCCCGCCCTGCCAGGCCCGTCTGGAAGACCTCTGCCGGGCCGTGCTTCGGGAAATTGCGGAGCAGGGCGGCGAGTATCGCCCGAACGCGGCTTGA
- a CDS encoding Fur family transcriptional regulator, whose protein sequence is MPKPNLRLTPQRKIILEELRGTRTHPTADEVYDLVRKRLSHVSLGTIYRNLEFLHSQGLIRKLDKIGPQMRFDAFVDPHLHVCCVECGKVGDLPPDAASVVMRRDPALEAESEFRITGHWLELYGICADCVTAREEG, encoded by the coding sequence ATGCCGAAACCCAATCTTCGTTTAACGCCACAGCGAAAAATCATCCTTGAAGAGCTGCGAGGGACCCGGACGCACCCCACTGCCGACGAGGTTTACGACTTGGTGCGCAAGCGGCTTTCCCACGTCAGCCTTGGGACCATCTACCGCAACTTGGAGTTTTTGCATTCCCAGGGACTCATCCGCAAGCTGGACAAGATCGGTCCACAAATGCGGTTCGATGCGTTCGTGGACCCGCATCTGCATGTCTGCTGCGTTGAGTGCGGAAAGGTTGGGGATTTACCTCCGGACGCCGCTTCGGTGGTCATGCGCCGGGACCCCGCCCTTGAAGCCGAGAGTGAATTTCGGATCACCGGGCACTGGCTCGAACTGTACGGCATCTGCGCGGATTGCGTGACGGCGCGTGAAGAAGGTTGA
- a CDS encoding desulfoferrodoxin, with protein MAQQHEVYKCDLCGNIIDVLHGGGGELVCCGESMKLMTENTVDAAKEKHVPVVEKTANGYKVTVGSTLHPMEAKHYIEWIEIIADGKSYKQFLQPGQEPVAEFCIQAEQVTAREYCNLHGLWKA; from the coding sequence ATGGCCCAACAACATGAAGTGTACAAATGTGACCTGTGCGGCAATATCATTGACGTGCTGCATGGCGGTGGCGGAGAATTGGTCTGTTGCGGCGAATCCATGAAGTTGATGACCGAGAACACCGTGGACGCCGCCAAGGAAAAACATGTGCCCGTGGTGGAGAAAACGGCCAACGGCTATAAGGTGACCGTAGGGAGCACTCTCCACCCCATGGAAGCCAAGCACTACATCGAATGGATCGAGATTATCGCGGACGGCAAGTCGTACAAGCAGTTCCTGCAACCCGGCCAAGAGCCCGTTGCTGAATTCTGTATCCAGGCCGAACAGGTCACGGCTCGAGAATACTGCAACCTGCACGGCCTTTGGAAGGCTTAG
- the rd gene encoding rubredoxin has translation MRYVCSICGYVYDPADGDPDSGVAAGTSFDDVPADWACPVCGASKDNFEPEG, from the coding sequence ATGCGATATGTATGCAGTATCTGCGGTTACGTTTACGATCCTGCGGACGGCGACCCAGACAGCGGCGTCGCGGCGGGAACCAGCTTCGACGATGTTCCGGCTGACTGGGCCTGTCCGGTCTGTGGAGCGTCCAAGGATAATTTCGAGCCGGAAGGGTAA
- a CDS encoding FprA family A-type flavoprotein — translation MLPVEIKKDIFWVGSVDWNLRDFHGYSLARRGTTYNAYLVKDEKIALFDLVPANHVGELLRCLKATIDPEQIDYLIVNHVEPDHSGALPKIMDIVKPEKVFCSPIAKQALISHYHREDWPYEVVATGDSISLGKRTVTFLETKMLHWPDSMFSFIPEDKLLISSDAFGQNLASSERFDDQVDKSLLFDLAASYYANIILPFSPLVQKLLAKIGEMGWDIDMIAPDHGLIWRTHIPGILAKYGEWSAQKPQRKAVVFYDTMWKSTDRMARAIADGMMAEGVSVRLFSLKSAHHSDVMPYIMDAQAVVAGSPTHNNGMLPLLADMLTYMKGLKPQGKIGAAFGSYGWSGEAAKQISEFLQSAKVEIVAEPLRVKNVPTDQDLAVCQDFGSKIGREVISRVPE, via the coding sequence ATGCTGCCAGTCGAAATCAAAAAGGATATTTTCTGGGTCGGTTCCGTGGACTGGAACCTCAGGGACTTTCACGGCTACTCCCTTGCCCGGCGGGGCACCACCTATAACGCCTACCTGGTCAAGGACGAAAAAATCGCTCTTTTCGACCTGGTTCCCGCGAATCATGTGGGCGAGTTGCTCCGTTGCCTCAAGGCCACCATTGATCCGGAACAAATCGACTACTTGATCGTCAACCATGTGGAGCCGGACCACTCCGGGGCACTGCCCAAGATCATGGACATCGTCAAACCGGAAAAAGTGTTCTGCTCGCCCATTGCCAAGCAGGCCCTGATCAGCCACTACCACCGCGAGGACTGGCCTTACGAGGTCGTAGCCACTGGGGACAGCATCAGCCTGGGCAAGCGAACGGTTACCTTCCTGGAAACCAAGATGTTGCACTGGCCGGACAGCATGTTTTCCTTCATTCCAGAGGACAAGCTGCTTATCTCCAGCGACGCCTTCGGCCAGAACCTCGCTTCCAGCGAACGGTTCGACGACCAGGTGGATAAAAGTCTATTGTTCGATTTGGCCGCCAGTTACTACGCGAACATCATCCTGCCCTTCTCCCCGCTGGTGCAAAAGCTGTTGGCCAAGATCGGGGAGATGGGCTGGGACATCGACATGATCGCCCCGGATCACGGATTGATCTGGCGAACCCACATCCCGGGAATCCTGGCCAAATACGGAGAGTGGAGCGCCCAAAAACCTCAGCGAAAGGCCGTGGTGTTCTACGACACCATGTGGAAGAGCACCGACCGCATGGCCCGGGCCATTGCCGACGGGATGATGGCCGAGGGCGTAAGCGTGCGTCTGTTCTCGTTAAAGTCGGCCCACCATAGCGATGTCATGCCGTACATTATGGACGCCCAAGCCGTCGTTGCTGGTTCTCCAACCCACAACAACGGCATGCTTCCATTGCTCGCGGACATGCTGACCTACATGAAGGGGCTCAAACCACAGGGCAAAATCGGCGCTGCCTTCGGCTCCTACGGTTGGAGCGGCGAGGCGGCCAAGCAGATTTCCGAGTTCCTGCAATCCGCCAAGGTAGAGATTGTCGCCGAGCCGCTGCGGGTCAAAAACGTCCCCACTGACCAGGATCTGGCCGTCTGCCAGGATTTCGGCAGTAAGATCGGACGAGAAGTGATCTCTCGCGTTCCTGAGTAG
- a CDS encoding hydrogenase small subunit, whose protein sequence is MRLSVGLAKEGAEKRLECRGVNRRDFMKFCATVAAVMGMEASFAKQVAAALTDPRRPSVVYFHFAECTGCSMAVVRTVSPYIDELLLDTISLDYHETLMAAAGDAAEDALEQAVSSPHGFIAVVEGAIPTKDNGIHGMVGGHTMLEMAQKYLPKAQAVIAIGACATFGGVQAADPNPTDAMGVNELMEHLGLPTRAINVAGCPPSPYNFVGTVVHLLTKGMPELDRLNRPKMFYGESVHELCERLDHFFNYEFAPSFDSEEARKGWCLYEVGCKGPDTYNNCPKVKFNETNWPVEAGHPCIGCSEPKFWDQLSPFYKPV, encoded by the coding sequence ATGAGACTCAGTGTTGGTCTGGCAAAGGAAGGGGCCGAGAAACGGCTCGAATGCCGTGGCGTGAATCGCCGCGACTTCATGAAATTCTGTGCGACCGTCGCCGCTGTCATGGGCATGGAAGCCTCGTTCGCCAAGCAGGTCGCGGCCGCATTGACCGATCCGCGCAGACCCTCGGTGGTCTACTTTCACTTCGCGGAATGCACCGGTTGCTCCATGGCCGTTGTCCGTACGGTCAGCCCGTACATCGACGAATTGCTTCTGGACACCATTTCCCTGGATTATCACGAAACCCTGATGGCCGCCGCCGGGGACGCCGCTGAAGACGCCCTGGAGCAGGCCGTGTCCTCTCCCCATGGGTTCATCGCCGTTGTCGAAGGCGCCATTCCCACCAAGGACAACGGCATTCACGGCATGGTCGGCGGACATACCATGCTGGAAATGGCCCAGAAGTATTTGCCCAAGGCCCAGGCCGTGATCGCCATCGGTGCCTGCGCAACCTTCGGCGGCGTCCAGGCCGCTGATCCGAACCCCACCGACGCCATGGGCGTGAACGAACTGATGGAGCACCTCGGTCTGCCGACACGGGCCATCAATGTCGCCGGCTGTCCGCCTAGCCCATACAACTTCGTGGGCACCGTGGTCCACCTGCTGACCAAGGGCATGCCCGAACTTGACCGCCTGAATCGCCCGAAGATGTTCTACGGCGAGTCGGTTCACGAATTGTGCGAACGGTTGGACCATTTCTTCAATTACGAATTCGCCCCGTCTTTCGATTCTGAAGAGGCCAGAAAGGGTTGGTGTTTGTATGAAGTCGGCTGCAAGGGCCCGGACACCTACAATAACTGCCCCAAGGTCAAGTTCAACGAGACAAACTGGCCTGTGGAAGCCGGCCATCCCTGCATCGGTTGCAGCGAGCCGAAATTCTGGGACCAGCTCAGCCCGTTCTACAAGCCGGTCTAG
- the rbr gene encoding rubrerythrin, which produces MSGLKGTQTEKNLLIAFAGESQARNKYTYFSKQAKKEGYEQISFIFEETANQEKEHAKRLFKFMEGGEVEITASFPAGVIGNTYENLIAAAEGEHHEQTEMYPSFAKVAKEEGFPEIAAAMEAIAIAERQHEKQYRELAANIQSGKVFLKDVSVTWRCRNCGYVGNGSKAPQNCPACDHPQAHFEVLKENW; this is translated from the coding sequence ATGAGCGGACTGAAAGGAACCCAAACCGAAAAGAACCTGCTGATCGCCTTTGCCGGGGAGTCCCAGGCACGCAACAAGTACACCTACTTCTCCAAGCAGGCCAAGAAGGAAGGGTACGAGCAGATTTCCTTTATTTTCGAGGAAACGGCCAACCAGGAAAAGGAACATGCCAAGCGTCTGTTCAAGTTCATGGAAGGCGGCGAGGTGGAAATCACGGCCTCCTTTCCGGCCGGGGTGATCGGCAACACATATGAGAACCTGATCGCCGCGGCCGAAGGCGAACACCACGAGCAGACTGAAATGTATCCGAGCTTTGCCAAGGTCGCCAAGGAAGAAGGTTTTCCGGAAATCGCCGCGGCCATGGAGGCCATCGCCATCGCCGAGCGGCAGCACGAAAAGCAGTACCGCGAGTTGGCCGCGAACATTCAGTCCGGCAAGGTCTTCCTGAAAGACGTTTCCGTGACCTGGCGATGTCGCAACTGCGGCTATGTCGGCAACGGGTCAAAGGCCCCTCAGAATTGCCCGGCCTGCGACCATCCCCAGGCGCATTTCGAAGTCCTCAAAGAGAACTGGTAG
- a CDS encoding nickel-dependent hydrogenase large subunit, with amino-acid sequence MSGCKPQAAPVIPVTPQSAYSGPIVVDPLTRIEGHLRLEVEVDNGKVVNARSSSQLYRGLETILKGRDPRDAQHFTARACGVUNYTHALASTRCLDDAVGVEIPDNARIIRNLVMASQIVADHFIHFYVLHALDWVDVTSALQADPVKAAKIANNISPRPTKAEDLKAVQERLTTFVNQGQLGIFTNADFLGGHPAYYLPPEVNLIATAHYLEALRLQIKATRAIAIFGGKVPHTQFTISGGVTCYESLRPERLEEYRSLLRETREFIEQMYIPDLLAVASYYKDWAGIGGCTNYLAFGEFPKNERDLKSRWLPPGVIMNRDLSNVQDVDPKAIYEHVAASWYEGSEARHPYEGVTEPKYTKLGDTERYSWMKAPRYQDEPMEVGPLAAVLVAYGKGQPETVAAVDLVLNHLGVGPEALHSTLGRTAARGIHTLTIAQKMEDWLDELVDNLKSGNNKIAENHEMPDEAEGVGFADVPRGALSHWIKIKGGKIENFQLVVPSTWNLGPRCAKGKLGPVEEALINTPIADPKRPVELLRTVHSFDPCIACGVHVIDSKTNQVHEFKVL; translated from the coding sequence ATGTCAGGCTGTAAGCCCCAAGCCGCACCGGTCATTCCGGTGACACCACAAAGCGCCTACTCCGGACCGATCGTCGTTGATCCGTTGACCCGGATCGAAGGCCATCTGCGTCTGGAAGTGGAAGTGGACAACGGCAAAGTCGTCAACGCCCGTTCCAGCTCCCAGTTGTACCGTGGTCTGGAGACCATTCTGAAGGGTCGCGACCCAAGAGACGCGCAGCACTTCACCGCTCGCGCGTGCGGGGTCTGAAACTACACACATGCCCTGGCATCCACCCGATGCCTGGACGACGCCGTGGGCGTCGAAATTCCTGATAATGCCCGGATCATCCGCAACTTGGTCATGGCTTCGCAAATTGTGGCCGACCATTTTATTCACTTCTACGTTCTGCACGCCCTGGACTGGGTCGACGTCACCAGCGCCTTGCAGGCCGATCCGGTCAAGGCCGCCAAGATCGCCAACAACATCTCCCCGCGCCCGACCAAGGCTGAGGATTTGAAGGCCGTACAAGAGCGCTTGACCACCTTCGTCAACCAGGGTCAGCTAGGCATTTTTACCAACGCCGACTTCCTGGGCGGACATCCGGCCTACTACCTGCCGCCGGAAGTGAACCTGATCGCCACGGCCCACTACCTGGAGGCCCTGCGCCTGCAGATCAAGGCCACCCGGGCCATCGCCATCTTCGGCGGCAAGGTTCCGCATACCCAGTTCACCATCAGCGGCGGGGTGACCTGCTACGAATCCCTGCGGCCCGAGCGACTGGAAGAGTACCGATCCCTGTTGCGAGAAACCCGTGAATTCATCGAGCAGATGTACATTCCAGACTTGCTGGCAGTGGCCTCCTACTACAAGGATTGGGCCGGCATCGGCGGATGTACCAACTATCTGGCCTTCGGCGAGTTCCCGAAGAACGAAAGAGACCTGAAGAGCCGCTGGCTGCCGCCCGGCGTGATCATGAACCGCGACCTGTCCAACGTCCAGGACGTTGATCCCAAGGCCATCTACGAGCACGTGGCCGCGAGCTGGTACGAAGGCTCCGAGGCCCGCCATCCCTACGAGGGCGTGACCGAGCCCAAGTACACCAAGCTGGGCGATACCGAGCGTTACTCCTGGATGAAGGCTCCGCGGTATCAGGACGAGCCCATGGAAGTCGGCCCGCTGGCCGCCGTGCTGGTGGCCTACGGCAAGGGCCAGCCCGAGACCGTCGCCGCCGTGGATCTTGTTCTGAACCACCTCGGCGTGGGCCCCGAAGCCCTGCACTCCACCCTGGGCCGGACCGCGGCCCGCGGCATCCATACTCTGACCATTGCCCAAAAGATGGAAGACTGGCTGGACGAACTGGTGGACAACCTGAAGAGCGGAAACAACAAGATCGCCGAGAACCATGAAATGCCCGACGAGGCCGAGGGTGTCGGATTCGCCGACGTGCCCCGCGGCGCGCTGAGCCATTGGATCAAGATCAAGGGCGGCAAGATCGAGAACTTCCAGTTGGTGGTTCCCTCCACCTGGAACCTCGGACCGCGCTGCGCCAAGGGCAAGCTGGGACCGGTGGAAGAAGCGCTGATCAACACGCCCATCGCCGATCCGAAGCGCCCCGTGGAACTGTTGCGCACCGTGCACTCCTTCGACCCCTGCATCGCCTGCGGCGTGCACGTCATCGACTCCAAGACCAACCAGGTTCACGAGTTCAAGGTCCTGTAA
- a CDS encoding response regulator — protein sequence MSKKKVLVIDDEEDFCRAIKKALEMSGKYQVITAHDARTGKKAAIVEKPDIILLDIVMPGASGSELSENLLNNPETRSIPIIFVTAIVTRKEVHSGALVGNRIIIPKPVNIQNLEAKMQKLLSAP from the coding sequence ATGTCCAAGAAGAAGGTGCTGGTCATTGACGATGAAGAGGATTTTTGTCGCGCAATAAAGAAAGCCCTGGAAATGTCGGGGAAGTATCAGGTGATTACGGCACACGATGCGAGGACTGGGAAAAAAGCGGCGATAGTCGAGAAACCGGACATCATTCTCCTCGACATTGTCATGCCCGGGGCGAGCGGATCCGAATTGTCCGAAAATCTCCTGAACAACCCCGAGACCCGGTCCATTCCCATCATCTTTGTTACGGCCATCGTGACCAGAAAGGAGGTCCATTCCGGAGCCCTCGTCGGCAACAGAATCATTATTCCCAAACCGGTGAATATTCAAAACCTGGAAGCCAAAATGCAAAAACTTCTGTCTGCTCCATGA